Proteins found in one Macaca nemestrina isolate mMacNem1 chromosome 4, mMacNem.hap1, whole genome shotgun sequence genomic segment:
- the LOC105472623 gene encoding proteasome assembly chaperone 1 isoform X2 → MNSGVWEEVGCAKLWNEWCRTADTTHLSSTEAFCGFYHLKSNPSVFLCQCSCYVAEDQQYQWLEKVFGSCPRKNMQITILTCRHVTDYKTLESTGSLPSPFLKALKTQNFKDPACCPLLEQPNIVHDLPAAVLSYCQVWKIPAILYLCYTDVMKLDLITVEAFKPILSTRSLKGLVKNIPQSTEILKKLMTTNEIQSNIYT, encoded by the exons ATGAATTCAGGAGTCTGGGAAGAAGTTGGTTGTGCTAAACTCTGGAATGAATGGTGTAGAACAGCAGACACTACACATCTGTCCTCCACAGAGGCTTTTTGTGGGTTTTATCATCTCAAATCCAATCCCTCG GTTTTCCTCTGTCAATGCAGTTGCTACGTTGCAGAAGATCAGCAGTATCAGTGGCTGGAAAAG GTTTTTGGCTCTTGTCCAAGGAAGAACATGCAGATAACTATTCTCACATGTCGACACGTTACCGATTATAAAACCTTAGAATCCACTGGCagccttccttctcctttcctgaaAGCCCTGAAAACACAGAATTTCAAAGACCCTGCGTGTTGCCCATTGCTAGAACAACCGAATATAGTACACGACCTTCCTGCAGCAG TTCTGAGTTACTGTCAAGTATGGAAAATCCCAGCAATTCTGTACTTGTGTTATACTGATGTGATGAAATTAGACCTAATTACAGTGGAAGCTTTTAAGCCTATACTTTCTACCAGAAGCTTGAAGGGTTTGGTTAAG aATATTCCCCAAAGCACTGAGATACTAAAGAAATTGATGACAACAAATGAGATTCAGAGTAACATTTATACATGA